A stretch of Cellulosilyticum sp. I15G10I2 DNA encodes these proteins:
- a CDS encoding phage portal protein → MKLIEKTIAAIFPQTALKREVARKQLDLINSGYGNHGASYSKKSMKGWLFGGGGPKEDIEDNVQTLRERSRDLYMGGAPIATSAIKTTRTNVVGAGLKLKPSIDYEFLGMTEEEADRWETDVEREFKLWAETPNCDLARINNFYEIQQLAFLSWLMNGDTFALLPFTQRIGMPYDLRVQLIEADRVCDPNFKDFSKDIVGGVECNENGEIVAYHIANFHPLSVSSFKNRSWTRVEAYGEKTGRRNVLHIMESERIGQRRGVPLLAPVIEALKQLGRYTEAELMGAVVSGMFTVFIKTNNPSEPPIGESISEEDRVDDEDSNSLELGNGAIVSLGDGEEIQTANPNRPNTAFDGFVSTICRQIGAALEIPPELLLKQFTASYSASRAALLEAWKMFKMRRTWLANDFCQPIYSEWLTEAVAKGRIYAPGFLTNPLAKQAYCQAEWNGPSPGQLNPTVEAQAAKIRVEEGFSTRQQETVEMNGGDFSRNHRQRVKEEKMRQEIPTMVNVKGGS, encoded by the coding sequence ATGAAATTAATCGAGAAAACTATTGCAGCCATATTTCCTCAAACTGCTCTTAAAAGAGAGGTGGCTAGAAAACAATTAGATCTTATTAACAGCGGTTATGGAAATCATGGCGCCAGTTATTCTAAAAAAAGTATGAAGGGTTGGCTATTTGGTGGTGGTGGACCTAAAGAAGATATAGAAGATAATGTCCAAACACTGCGTGAACGATCAAGAGATCTATATATGGGTGGTGCACCTATTGCTACAAGCGCAATTAAGACTACTAGAACAAATGTAGTAGGTGCTGGATTGAAATTAAAACCATCAATAGACTATGAATTTCTAGGTATGACAGAAGAAGAGGCTGATAGATGGGAAACAGATGTTGAACGTGAATTTAAGTTATGGGCTGAAACGCCAAATTGCGATCTAGCACGTATCAATAATTTCTATGAAATTCAGCAACTAGCTTTTTTAAGCTGGCTTATGAACGGAGATACATTTGCTCTTTTACCATTCACACAAAGAATAGGCATGCCATATGACCTTAGGGTGCAGCTTATCGAAGCTGATAGAGTATGTGATCCTAATTTTAAAGATTTCTCAAAAGACATAGTCGGTGGTGTCGAATGTAATGAAAATGGTGAAATAGTGGCATATCATATAGCAAACTTCCATCCATTATCCGTATCATCATTTAAAAACAGGTCATGGACGAGAGTTGAGGCCTATGGAGAAAAAACAGGAAGAAGAAATGTTCTACACATTATGGAGTCAGAGCGAATAGGTCAGCGTAGAGGAGTTCCTTTACTTGCCCCTGTAATTGAAGCACTTAAGCAGTTAGGCAGATATACTGAAGCTGAGTTAATGGGTGCTGTAGTAAGTGGTATGTTTACTGTATTCATTAAAACAAATAATCCAAGCGAACCGCCTATTGGGGAGTCAATAAGTGAAGAGGATAGAGTAGATGATGAAGATTCTAATAGTTTAGAGCTTGGAAATGGAGCAATTGTATCTCTAGGAGATGGAGAAGAAATCCAAACAGCAAACCCAAATAGACCTAATACAGCATTTGATGGATTTGTAAGCACTATATGCAGGCAAATAGGAGCCGCATTAGAGATCCCCCCTGAGCTATTACTTAAGCAATTTACTGCAAGTTATTCAGCATCAAGAGCAGCGCTACTTGAAGCATGGAAAATGTTTAAAATGCGCAGAACATGGCTTGCAAATGATTTTTGTCAGCCAATTTACAGTGAGTGGCTTACTGAAGCAGTAGCAAAAGGAAGAATCTATGCCCCGGGATTTTTAACTAATCCTTTAGCAAAACAAGCATATTGTCAAGCAGAATGGAATGGCCCATCACCAGGGCAACTTAACCCAACAGTAGAAGCACAAGCAGCCAAGATTAGAGTAGAGGAAGGATTCTCTACTAGACAACAGGAGACGGTTGAAATGAATGGCGGTGACTTTAGTAGAAATCATAGACAAAGAGTTAAAGAAGAAAAGATGAGGCAAGAAATTCCAACTATGGTGAATGTGAAAGGAGGAAGTTAA
- a CDS encoding DUF6148 family protein: MSAWTLEQAKQHLHAWMEAELKVTAGQNYRIGSRELNRANLYQIREEIKYWKNQVEALENQSKRRGTNRVMRIVPRDL; this comes from the coding sequence ATGAGTGCATGGACTTTAGAACAGGCAAAACAACATTTACACGCATGGATGGAAGCTGAGCTAAAAGTTACAGCTGGCCAGAATTATAGAATAGGCTCAAGAGAACTTAATAGGGCTAATCTTTATCAGATAAGAGAAGAAATTAAATATTGGAAGAATCAAGTTGAAGCATTAGAAAATCAATCAAAAAGAAGAGGCACTAATCGTGTAATGCGAATAGTGCCTCGTGATTTATAA
- a CDS encoding phage terminase large subunit family protein — MEVRKQHSLDSLFRNIAKLVAPPKKVTMSQWADEYRQISREAASEPGQWNTDRTPYMREIMDAISNAKIKKVVIMSSAQVGKSEILLNTIGYYVDYDPSPIMLVQPTLELAKSFSKTRLAHMIRDTKILTDKFNDSKSRDGDNTVLQKSFIGGYIKLVGANSEKSLSSAPIRILLADEIDRYPGSVGDEGDPLSLAEKRTTTFWNRKKVFVSTPTNKGASKIEDEYNLSTMEKWNLPCPHCGELQPLEWNRINFDDETMTCMHCGDRASELDWKANQGVWVALHPERSDRGFHLNELASPWKSWGEIIKEFKQAKMSLETYRVWVNTCLGETWEDHSEETSEEVLVKRREMYNCEIPDDVLILTAGVDTQDDRLEVEVVGWGVGEESWGIKYDVFRGIPDQPAVWKQLDDLLNYEFSYKDGTKIRIATACIDSGGHYTQEVYKYCKKREYRRVWAIKGRGGPGIPFVGKATKNNREACNLFTLGVDAGKEIITSRLKLEYFTEGDTSGYCHFPIDEHAGYTIDFFKGLLAEKYKKTTTKQGKSKFEWVKVGSARNEPLDIRNYATAALRILNVNLAELKEQKLRGDLYRQKPPTKKRKVLSKGVR; from the coding sequence ATGGAAGTTAGAAAACAACATTCCCTCGATAGTCTGTTTAGAAATATAGCTAAACTTGTAGCTCCTCCTAAAAAAGTAACTATGAGTCAATGGGCTGATGAATATAGGCAGATATCAAGAGAAGCCGCATCAGAACCTGGTCAATGGAATACTGATAGAACTCCCTACATGCGTGAGATTATGGATGCCATTAGTAATGCAAAAATTAAAAAAGTCGTGATAATGAGTTCGGCTCAAGTTGGAAAGTCTGAGATATTACTTAATACCATTGGATATTATGTTGATTATGATCCTTCTCCAATTATGCTGGTACAGCCTACACTTGAACTTGCTAAGTCATTTAGTAAAACAAGACTTGCTCACATGATAAGAGATACCAAGATTCTTACTGATAAGTTTAATGATTCTAAGTCGAGAGATGGAGATAATACGGTACTTCAAAAATCATTTATAGGAGGGTATATAAAATTAGTTGGAGCAAATTCTGAGAAGTCATTATCAAGCGCACCTATAAGAATACTTTTAGCTGATGAAATAGATAGATATCCTGGATCAGTTGGAGATGAGGGAGATCCACTTTCGTTGGCTGAAAAAAGAACAACAACATTTTGGAATCGTAAGAAAGTCTTTGTTTCCACCCCTACTAATAAAGGTGCTTCAAAAATAGAGGATGAATACAATTTAAGCACTATGGAAAAATGGAATCTTCCTTGTCCGCATTGCGGAGAACTTCAGCCTTTAGAATGGAACAGAATTAACTTTGATGATGAAACAATGACTTGCATGCACTGCGGAGATAGAGCTAGTGAGCTAGATTGGAAAGCTAATCAAGGCGTATGGGTTGCACTGCACCCTGAACGTTCTGATAGAGGATTTCACCTTAATGAACTTGCTTCACCATGGAAAAGCTGGGGGGAAATAATAAAAGAGTTTAAACAAGCTAAAATGTCATTAGAAACTTATAGGGTGTGGGTTAATACTTGTTTAGGTGAAACTTGGGAAGATCATTCAGAAGAAACTAGTGAAGAAGTACTTGTTAAAAGACGTGAAATGTATAATTGTGAAATTCCAGATGATGTTCTTATTTTAACTGCAGGAGTAGACACACAGGATGATCGTTTAGAGGTTGAAGTAGTTGGATGGGGAGTGGGTGAAGAATCTTGGGGTATAAAATATGATGTGTTTAGAGGCATTCCTGATCAGCCAGCAGTATGGAAACAGCTTGATGACTTACTCAACTACGAGTTTTCCTATAAAGATGGCACTAAAATCCGTATAGCTACTGCATGTATAGACAGTGGAGGACATTATACTCAGGAGGTATATAAATATTGTAAAAAAAGAGAATACCGCCGGGTGTGGGCCATAAAAGGAAGAGGAGGTCCGGGAATACCTTTTGTGGGAAAAGCAACAAAAAATAATCGTGAAGCATGTAATCTGTTTACTTTAGGAGTAGATGCTGGCAAAGAGATTATTACTTCAAGACTCAAATTAGAGTATTTTACTGAGGGTGATACTTCAGGATATTGTCATTTCCCAATAGATGAGCATGCAGGATATACGATAGATTTTTTTAAAGGATTATTAGCTGAGAAATATAAAAAAACAACAACTAAACAAGGAAAGTCTAAGTTTGAATGGGTAAAAGTTGGAAGTGCAAGAAATGAGCCATTGGATATTAGAAACTATGCTACAGCAGCTTTAAGAATTCTTAATGTGAATTTAGCAGAACTTAAAGAGCAAAAACTCAGAGGAGATCTATATAGACAGAAACCACCTACTAAGAAAAGAAAAGTTTTAAGCAAAGGAGTGAGATAA
- a CDS encoding tyrosine-type recombinase/integrase → MNTVEPIRDFGILLDIGDVIRERRERDYVLYMSALYLGRRISDILPLKVRDIKNLDYLYLREDKTNKEAVIEIHEDLKVIYKQYCEGKKDREYLFRRSKGKNEPITRQWFWRILHEAAKEVGYKEKIGCHSLRKSMGYWMFKNGVDPYTIMLFLNHSDIATTKRYIGVTRDDISKATRKVSFTKRR, encoded by the coding sequence TTGAATACGGTAGAGCCTATAAGAGACTTTGGTATCTTGCTTGATATTGGAGATGTTATTAGAGAAAGAAGAGAAAGAGATTATGTTCTCTATATGAGCGCTCTATATCTAGGAAGAAGAATTTCAGATATATTGCCGCTTAAAGTCAGAGATATAAAGAACTTAGATTATCTATATTTAAGAGAAGACAAGACAAATAAAGAAGCAGTAATTGAAATACATGAAGATTTGAAAGTTATTTACAAGCAGTACTGTGAAGGTAAAAAAGATAGAGAGTATTTGTTTAGAAGAAGTAAAGGAAAGAATGAACCAATAACAAGACAGTGGTTTTGGAGAATACTTCATGAAGCTGCCAAGGAAGTTGGATATAAAGAGAAGATAGGGTGTCATTCTCTAAGAAAAAGTATGGGATATTGGATGTTTAAAAATGGCGTAGATCCTTATACAATCATGTTATTTTTAAATCATTCAGACATAGCGACGACTAAACGTTATATAGGTGTAACACGAGACGACATAAGCAAAGCTACAAGAAAAGTGTCATTTACAAAAAGAAGATAG
- a CDS encoding winged helix-turn-helix domain-containing protein, translated as MDKLDFAVLNILQEQQATMKMTAISRKEILEALEINEKTLFRRIKVMMNLGYIKEGFKVGKSYTYFITENGVNTFREAMG; from the coding sequence ATGGATAAGTTGGATTTTGCAGTATTAAATATTCTTCAGGAGCAGCAGGCCACAATGAAAATGACAGCAATTTCAAGAAAAGAGATATTAGAAGCACTTGAAATAAATGAAAAGACTTTATTTAGAAGAATAAAAGTAATGATGAACCTTGGATATATAAAAGAAGGCTTCAAAGTAGGAAAGTCATACACCTATTTCATCACAGAAAACGGTGTTAACACATTTAGGGAGGCGATGGGATGA
- a CDS encoding single-stranded DNA-binding protein: MNKTQLIGRLTGNCDLKYTQSANPVAIMQNGLAVRKKYVREGEHDADFFKIKAFGKMAELMNKHLSKGNQAGIVGRLEVERWEDDKGKHSQVVIVVEDLTFIGSKQEPAGAAESIVVPEEEDDLPF, from the coding sequence ATGAATAAGACGCAGCTTATAGGTAGGTTAACAGGTAATTGTGATTTGAAATATACTCAGTCAGCTAATCCAGTAGCAATAATGCAAAATGGGTTGGCAGTAAGAAAGAAGTATGTCAGAGAGGGAGAGCATGACGCGGACTTCTTTAAGATAAAGGCCTTTGGGAAAATGGCGGAGTTGATGAATAAGCATTTAAGCAAGGGAAACCAAGCCGGAATAGTCGGAAGACTCGAGGTTGAAAGATGGGAAGACGATAAGGGTAAACACAGTCAGGTAGTTATAGTCGTGGAGGATTTAACTTTTATAGGAAGCAAACAAGAGCCTGCAGGAGCTGCAGAATCTATAGTCGTACCAGAGGAAGAGGATGATTTGCCATTTTGA
- a CDS encoding carboxypeptidase, giving the protein MPKGTDSVRVLQVIETRSCRGKGIEEDPYRVVIQYWDFEGNMLAEKDPAKEAGRTA; this is encoded by the coding sequence ATGCCAAAAGGGACTGACAGTGTAAGAGTGCTTCAGGTTATTGAAACTAGAAGCTGCAGAGGAAAAGGAATTGAAGAAGATCCTTACAGAGTTGTAATACAATATTGGGATTTTGAAGGAAATATGTTAGCAGAAAAAGATCCTGCAAAAGAAGCGGGGCGAACGGCTTGA
- a CDS encoding winged helix-turn-helix transcriptional regulator, whose protein sequence is MIKQNIKEDVYEWFKVCLEPYTEGWIKISELADSRGYSASYVRQAMRALEKDGIITRTGNCGGGTYITLLNHNKPMDGQLSL, encoded by the coding sequence ATGATAAAACAAAATATCAAAGAAGATGTATACGAATGGTTTAAAGTATGTCTGGAACCTTACACAGAAGGATGGATAAAAATATCTGAATTAGCAGATAGCAGAGGTTACAGTGCTTCATATGTAAGACAGGCAATGAGGGCACTAGAAAAGGATGGGATTATTACTAGAACTGGAAATTGCGGCGGAGGAACTTACATAACATTGCTGAATCATAACAAGCCAATGGATGGGCAGCTTAGTTTATAA
- a CDS encoding toprim domain-containing protein, producing MDLIKIRNEIIDTLSPEQIETKIVSDLHLEVKNKKYICFMHSDSHPSLSFDYNLKQFKCFACGGIYNLIDHYMQHYGLTFYESLQKIIDDFGLTNIELLKPTKRKTKSKPIKHDNLADVVVNYLALRHISKKTIDHSGIKSDNNNIVFVYNDESGMHISNKYRPAKKIVNKDELKMWFQKDTNVNTLYNMDKVDLGQSLVICEGEIDCLSLIEAGYKNAVSVPTGATSEEWIDSCWEWLSQFKEIIVWYDNDAPGRDGARKVANRLPNDSVKVVYSMKANDINEILYKFGKQTVLNELNKAVELEIDGVLTMNSISDFNVYEAEKIKTGIALLDQYIMGTVMGSLVITTGYNGGGKSTLLNQMCIAEPLSQGYKVFAFSGELTPNNFKFWLYTTLTNEHDFVEATTKDGRKYVKTNDAAKRQLTEWINDKLFLYDKNDNSEDAILKMMEILAKRKGVRVFVLDNLMKIVLNNTFRNDLLAQRLFVDKLKAFAVKYQAVVHLVAHPRKPSETGQKVTKFDVCGSGDIINLADYIIAVHRATEKEKQEYKEYKDAIDSGAKWNGKGAHPVDPRDGSISLFKDRPTGTSDKEARLYFDSSRKRFYSHVRELEKDYGYGGLYKQEELPEEDWPF from the coding sequence ATGGATTTGATAAAAATTAGAAATGAAATCATTGATACTTTAAGTCCAGAGCAGATAGAGACAAAGATTGTCAGTGATTTACACCTAGAGGTCAAAAATAAAAAGTATATTTGCTTCATGCACTCGGACAGTCACCCAAGTCTTAGTTTTGACTACAACTTAAAGCAATTCAAGTGTTTTGCCTGTGGGGGCATATATAACTTAATAGATCACTATATGCAGCACTATGGATTAACTTTTTACGAAAGCTTGCAAAAGATTATAGATGATTTTGGACTAACTAATATTGAGTTATTGAAACCTACTAAACGTAAAACAAAATCTAAGCCTATTAAACATGATAATCTCGCAGATGTTGTTGTTAATTATTTAGCCTTAAGACATATAAGCAAAAAGACAATAGATCATTCAGGGATCAAGTCAGACAATAATAACATTGTTTTCGTTTACAACGATGAAAGTGGAATGCATATAAGCAATAAATATAGGCCCGCTAAAAAAATAGTAAATAAAGATGAGCTAAAGATGTGGTTCCAGAAAGATACCAATGTCAACACATTGTACAACATGGATAAAGTTGATTTAGGTCAGTCACTTGTAATATGCGAAGGTGAAATTGATTGTTTAAGCCTTATAGAAGCGGGGTATAAGAATGCAGTATCAGTTCCAACAGGCGCTACAAGTGAGGAATGGATAGATAGCTGCTGGGAGTGGTTAAGTCAATTTAAAGAGATTATAGTGTGGTATGACAATGACGCTCCTGGAAGAGACGGAGCAAGAAAAGTAGCTAATAGGCTGCCAAATGATAGTGTAAAAGTTGTTTACAGCATGAAAGCAAATGACATCAATGAAATACTATATAAATTCGGCAAACAAACAGTACTCAATGAGCTAAATAAAGCAGTAGAACTTGAAATAGATGGCGTACTTACAATGAACAGCATTTCAGACTTTAATGTGTATGAGGCCGAAAAGATCAAGACAGGAATAGCACTACTTGATCAGTACATAATGGGAACCGTGATGGGGAGCTTAGTCATTACAACAGGCTATAATGGCGGAGGTAAGTCTACACTACTTAATCAAATGTGCATTGCAGAACCATTAAGCCAGGGATATAAAGTGTTTGCATTTTCTGGAGAGCTTACCCCAAATAACTTTAAGTTCTGGCTATATACTACACTAACTAATGAACATGACTTTGTTGAAGCTACAACAAAAGATGGCAGAAAATATGTTAAGACTAACGATGCAGCTAAAAGGCAGCTAACAGAGTGGATAAATGACAAGTTATTTTTATATGACAAAAATGACAACAGTGAAGATGCCATATTGAAGATGATGGAGATCTTAGCTAAAAGAAAAGGGGTTAGAGTATTTGTCTTAGATAACCTCATGAAAATTGTACTTAATAATACATTCAGAAATGATTTATTAGCACAAAGGTTATTCGTAGATAAGTTAAAGGCCTTTGCGGTTAAATACCAAGCAGTTGTGCATTTAGTTGCACATCCAAGAAAACCAAGTGAAACAGGTCAAAAGGTAACTAAATTTGATGTATGTGGATCAGGAGACATTATAAACCTAGCAGATTATATTATTGCAGTCCATAGAGCAACAGAAAAGGAGAAGCAAGAATATAAAGAGTACAAAGACGCTATTGATTCTGGAGCCAAGTGGAACGGAAAAGGTGCTCACCCAGTAGATCCAAGAGATGGCAGCATATCACTTTTCAAAGACAGACCTACAGGCACAAGTGATAAAGAGGCAAGGTTATATTTTGATAGCAGCAGAAAGCGTTTTTATTCTCATGTACGCGAGTTAGAAAAAGATTATGGATATGGTGGCTTATATAAGCAAGAAGAATTACCGGAGGAAGATTGGCCATTTTAA
- a CDS encoding helix-turn-helix domain-containing protein: protein MYKRLFTDLLVTARKVRGLTQDDACRLIGISDKSTLSKWEKGLITPSESMVRRIVQVYDDPILGYVYLQQCTELGRLILPPIVHASLETLTLRFQKEYHDIQAIQMDMIDIACDGVIEDHELERWDRATKEVADLAEVSLPLVIKNFMRSKKPSQDGSLVRAYV from the coding sequence ATGTACAAAAGATTATTTACAGATCTATTAGTTACTGCAAGGAAAGTTAGAGGATTAACACAAGATGATGCGTGCCGACTGATCGGAATTTCGGACAAGTCTACCTTATCAAAGTGGGAAAAGGGGCTTATAACTCCATCTGAAAGTATGGTTAGGAGAATTGTACAAGTTTACGATGATCCAATATTAGGTTACGTATATTTACAACAATGCACTGAGCTAGGAAGATTGATTTTACCCCCTATCGTACACGCAAGCTTAGAAACTCTCACACTACGCTTCCAGAAAGAGTATCATGATATCCAAGCCATTCAAATGGATATGATTGATATAGCATGTGATGGAGTGATAGAAGATCACGAACTAGAAAGATGGGATCGAGCAACAAAAGAGGTAGCAGACTTGGCAGAGGTAAGCTTACCACTTGTAATTAAAAACTTCATGCGAAGTAAAAAGCCCTCACAAGATGGCAGTCTTGTAAGAGCTTATGTTTAA
- a CDS encoding helix-turn-helix domain-containing protein: MDSVRLSNIRKKKKLTQLMLAGKMGISTKSYNRKELGIIEFTRHEIEAVSKELELTLEDINEIFFSNQITKRQYFNLSS, translated from the coding sequence ATGGATTCAGTTAGATTATCTAATATTCGTAAAAAGAAGAAACTAACACAGCTGATGTTGGCGGGAAAAATGGGAATATCAACAAAAAGCTATAATCGCAAAGAACTTGGAATTATTGAGTTCACACGGCATGAAATTGAAGCTGTATCAAAAGAATTAGAGTTGACACTAGAAGATATAAATGAAATTTTTTTTAGCAACCAAATTACCAAAAGGCAATATTTCAATCTGTCATCATAG
- a CDS encoding helix-turn-helix domain-containing protein: protein MDVFRERLLEQLKKREMHQQDLADKTEITPATISRYITGKRKPSGENINRIAKELGISADYLLGITNNPTTNDDQLNTGAKQKLNEYLKDKDEDYAEFVLNLIKGIDKRELAKKNKNSL, encoded by the coding sequence ATGGACGTTTTCAGAGAAAGATTACTTGAACAATTAAAAAAACGCGAAATGCATCAACAGGACCTAGCAGATAAAACAGAAATTACACCAGCCACTATATCCAGATACATCACTGGCAAGAGAAAGCCAAGTGGGGAAAATATAAATCGCATTGCCAAAGAGCTAGGTATATCTGCTGATTACCTCCTTGGAATTACTAACAACCCCACTACTAATGATGACCAACTAAATACAGGTGCAAAACAAAAGCTTAACGAGTATTTAAAAGATAAAGATGAAGATTACGCCGAGTTCGTTCTAAATTTAATAAAGGGGATAGATAAAAGAGAACTAGCTAAGAAAAACAAAAATAGTTTATAA